A genomic stretch from Diprion similis isolate iyDipSimi1 chromosome 1, iyDipSimi1.1, whole genome shotgun sequence includes:
- the LOC124405763 gene encoding exocyst complex component 3 has protein sequence MTNENGEKMLDLRKSEEEAKATATKHIINMLQRPGQLEKVEQYKRRISRKKASIETKLKTAMQSQLDGVRVGFNQLQESLESIALIKQELDLIGESFGSAPELNNTLQAVQDENMRHSQYVTAKENLKHIFTVPESVEKTKQWINEGKLLHAHQSLMDLENSRDDLLYELHKLPNQSPADKVMLKAYFEDVETLSQLMEKQIKLVVGRTLNTVRKEPTIIVTALRIIEREEKADQFAIQRHKQSGFMPPGRPKNWKKMAIEVLEKSVANRVEGTHVDERADNKMWLARYLELARLLILEDLRVVKTLCGPCFPPSYNIVRKFVEMYHNSLSQHLKDIIANGLEGNEYVSLLAWIMNTYTGVELMKHPELNIDTSDIGPLLSNEVLEQLQDQYLKNMQQNYEEWMKKTLETEKVDWWSGILPEGSTQETYYHTAAPVIIFQMVDQNLQVTKTISNQLTARALVLCIDQVVRYCAAYRQAILEFKSKHFEDRSRVPYFTHHMITIVNNCLQFIELAQQMKQLYWVSNASGDAAVKFEALLANYQQLRDEAATILLEESFLDLELHFQDLLTPKWLSSPIPVETICVTLEDYFQDYNHLRVKNFEYVITEAQNLIAKRYIAAMLQRKISLKTYDECLTCTSKIMTEADKIKNFFVRIAPKVGNFDSPFEVIKRLAEVLRCEDSEILSLDLHSLVEKYPDMTEDHLVRLLSLRGDIPRATAREKVAYIYEAQRNRTTPQPMPNSIFKQIVIQDSFLNWKP, from the coding sequence atgacGAACGAGAACGGAGAAAAAATGCTCGACCTACGAAAATCTGAAGAGGAAGCTAAGGCAACAGCAACGAAACACATAATAAATATGCTCCAGCGTCCTGGTCAGCTGGAGAAAGTAGAACAGTACAAGCGTAGGATCAGTCGAAAGAAGGCttcgattgaaacaaagtTGAAAACTGCTATGCAAAGTCAATTGGACGGGGTGAGAGTTGGTTTCAATCAGCTTCAAGAGTCGCTGGAAAGTATCGCTTTGATTAAACAAGAACTGGATCTGATCGGTGAGTCATTTGGCTCCGCTCCTGAGCTGAACAACACTCTGCAGGCTGTCCAAGATGAGAACATGCGTCACTCGCAGTACGTCACTGCTAAAGAGAACCTGAAACACATATTCACCGTTCCAGAAAGTGTTGAAAAGACAAAGCAATGGATAAATGAAGGAAAACTTTTACATGCCCATCAGAGTTTGATGGATTTAGAGAATTCGAGAGACGACTTGCTGTACGAACTGCACAAGCTGCCCAATCAATCACCCGCCGATAAAGTCATGCTGAAAGCGTACTTTGAGGATGTCGAAACTTTGTCGCAGTTAATGGAAAAGCAAATCAAATTGGTTGTTGGTCGGACTCTGAACACCGTCAGGAAAGAACCAACTATCATCGTTACGGCACTGAGGATAATTGAACGAGAAGAAAAGGCGGATCAGTTTGCGATTCAAAGGCATAAGCAGAGCGGGTTCATGCCTCCGGGAAGACCAAAGAATTGGAAAAAGATGGCAATTGAAGTACTGGAGAAATCTGTGGCCAACAGAGTCGAGGGAACACATGTAGACGAGAGGGCAGACAATAAAATGTGGCTGGCGAGGTATCTGGAACTGGCACGTCTCCTAATCCTCGAAGACCTAAGGGTGGTAAAAACACTCTGCGGACCTTGTTTCCCACCCTCTTATAACATAGTCAGAAAGTTTGTAGAGATGTACCACAACAGTCTATCTCAACACTTGAAAGACATAATAGCGAATGGCCTAGAGGGTAACGAATACGTATCTCTGCTTGCCTGGATAATGAATACTTATACAGGTGTAGAACTGATGAAACACCCGGAGCTAAACATCGACACCAGTGATATAGGACCTTTGCTGAGCAATGAGGTCCTAGAGCAACTGCAGGATCAGTACTTGAAGAACATGCAACAAAACTACGAAGAGTGGATGAAGAAAACATTAGAAACTGAAAAGGTTGACTGGTGGAGTGGAATCTTGCCGGAAGGTAGTACGCAAGAAACCTATTACCACACGGCAGCACCAGTAATCATATTTCAAATGGTGGATCAGAATCTCCAAGTAACAAAAACGATCAGCAATCAATTAACTGCCAGAGCGCTTGTCCTTTGTATAGATCAAGTTGTGAGATACTGTGCAGCGTATCGTCAGGCCATACTTGAGTTCAAAAGCAAACATTTCGAGGATCGGAGCAGAGTTCCTTACTTCACTCATCATATGATCACCATTGTAAACAATTGCCTTCAGTTTATAGAACTCGCTCAGCAAATGAAACAACTTTACTGGGTCTCCAATGCCAGCGGCGATGCTGCTGTCAAGTTTGAGGCTCTCTTGGCCAATTATCAACAATTGAGAGATGAAGCGGCGACCATTTTATTGGAAGAGTCGTTCCTAGACTTGGAACTCCACTTCCAAGATCTCCTCACTCCAAAATGGCTCTCCTCGCCGATACCTGTAGAAACGATCTGTGTAACATTGGAGGATTATTTTCAGGACTATAATCATCTTAGAGtaaagaattttgaatacgTTATTACAGAGGCTCAAAATCTGATTGCTAAACGATATATAGCGGCTATGTTGCAGCGAAAGATATCACTCAAGACGTACGACGAATGTCTCACTTGCACATCAAAAATTATGACAGAGGCTGATaagataaagaatttttttgtcagaaTTGCACCTAAAGTGGGCAACTTTGATTCGCCTTTCGAAGTAATAAAAAGACTGGCTGAAGTACTGCGTTGCGAAGATTCCGAAATTTTATCTTTGGATCTACATTCACTCGTTGAAAAATACCCTGACATGACCGAAGATCATCTCGTACGATTGTTGAGCCTCAGAGGAGATATACCGAGAGCTACAGCTAGGGAAAAAGTAGCATACATATACGAAGCTCAACGTAATCGAACAACTCCACAGCCCATGCCTAATAGTATATTTAAGCAAATTGTCATCCAGGACAGTTTCTTAAATTGGAAACCCTGA
- the LOC124405773 gene encoding tensin-3-like isoform X4 — MAHALRRISYATCEPRHAQFSFLAREPGAHFTLQYCHSFITETPEQAEELNTIVGNAFRMAYAAQLQRQPILQEVISPQPTPARRKDRPERTINLSKQSTRGGDSNDKSTIFWPQSVLAPTPRGGGAPPSTAEMNVQLGSAGSPTLRLSTVKTPNSIPGLRPSHNFNNVLGPITNEDGPKSISQQSTPSSDESNSPTELNSYKRLTDKPPLIKRLTMGLAGGRDVLGTNGEDDSCPLVSAGSTPTSPSNRPRSGGYVNEAIIDSEGTRTSYNKITCAAENLDNTINSSITAKNFNAENNRISHNSPNSVSETDFKSKRRSQISTSGSSVPPDGSTHGSTPTQTPTPTPPPLPERTDSLNNRTEESELRKAPWFQAGIPREITLEVLSQEPEGAFMVRESTSKPGCYALSLRVPREFQPSGIAHYLIMRTNKGYKIKGFTKEFTTLTALITHHSVMPELLPCPLSLSRYNPSFVKSDSNKDFADIDSDPDYNTLADFRKMMADLNV, encoded by the exons ATGGCACATGCGTTGAGACGCATCTCGTACGCTACTTGTGAGCCTCGACACGCCCAGTTCAGTTTCCTGGCCCGAGAACCCGGAGCGCACTTCACTCTTCAATATTGCCATTCGTTCATCACCGAGACTCCTGAACAg GCCGAGGAACTGAATACTATTGTCGGAAATGCATTTCGTATGGCGTACGCGGCACAACTACAGAGGCAACCGATCCTCCAGGAGGTGATCTCGCCCCAACCGACTCCTGCCCGTCGCAAGGATCGACCGGAACGAACGATAAACTTG AGCAAACAGTCGACGCGAGGCGGCGACTCGAACGATAAAAGCACAATTTTCTGGCCCCAGAGTGTATTGGCACCGACGCCACGAGGCGGTGGTGCACCACCCTCGACAGCGGAGATGAACGTCCAGCTCGGTAGCGCCGGCTCTCCAACCTTGCGCTTATCTACTGTCAAG ACCCCGAATTCGATCCCCGGACTGAGGCCGTCGCACAACTTCAACAACGTCCTGGGACCCATAACGAACGAGGATGGGCCGAAGAGTATCTCCCAGCAGAGCACGCCGAGCAGCGACGAGAGCAACTCGCCAACGGAGCTCAACTCCTACAAGAGATTGACGGACAAACCGCCCCTGATAAAACGGCTGACGATGGGCCTCGCCGGGGGACGCGATGTCCTGGGTACCAACGGCGAGGACGACAGCTGCCCCCTAGTAAGTGCCGGCAGCACGCCCACCAGTCCCAGCAACAGACCCCGCTCCGGAGGATACGTCAACGAGGCGATCATAGACTCGGAGGGAACGCGGACGAGCTACAACAAGATCACCTGCGCCGCCGAGAACCTCGATAACACGATCAATTCGTCGATAACTGCGAAAAACTTCAACGCCGAGAACAACAG GATAAGTCACAACTCGCCGAATTCTGTGTCCGAAACGGACTTCAAGTCGAAACGGAGATCGCAGATCAGCACCTCCGGGAGCTCCGTCCCACCCGATGGAAGCACCCACGGATCGACGCCCACCCAGACGCCGACCCCGACGCCTCCGCCGCTGCCCGAACGGACGGATAGCTTGAACAATCGTACCGAGGAGAGCGAGCTCAGGAAGGCACCATGGTTTCAAGCCGGCATTCCAAG agaaataacgCTGGAAGTCCTCAGCCAAGAACCGGAAGGCGCTTTTATGGTACGCGAAAGCACGAGCAAACCGGGATGTTATGCATTGTCCCTGAGAGTACCTCGAGAGTTTCAACCGAGCGGTATCGCTCATTACCTAATCATGCGAACGAACAAAGGCTACAAAATCAAG GGCTTCACAAAGGAATTCACGACGCTAACGGCGTTGATAACGCATCATTCGGTGATGCCTGAACTTCTGCCTTGCCCTTTGTCCCTGAGCCGATACAATCCGAGCTTCGTAAAGAGCGATTCGAACAAGGATTTTGCGGACATTGATTCTGATCCGGATTACAACACTTTGGCAGACTTCCGGAAGATGATGGCAGACTTGAACGTCTAA
- the LOC124405773 gene encoding tensin-3-like isoform X2 yields the protein MAERSTCDPDWMLSGHRSTPVLLIISLAGIKVCSPDGKIVQMAHALRRISYATCEPRHAQFSFLAREPGAHFTLQYCHSFITETPEQAEELNTIVGNAFRMAYAAQLQRQPILQEVISPQPTPARRKDRPERTINLSKQSTRGGDSNDKSTIFWPQSVLAPTPRGGGAPPSTAEMNVQLGSAGSPTLRLSTVKTPNSIPGLRPSHNFNNVLGPITNEDGPKSISQQSTPSSDESNSPTELNSYKRLTDKPPLIKRLTMGLAGGRDVLGTNGEDDSCPLVSAGSTPTSPSNRPRSGGYVNEAIIDSEGTRTSYNKITCAAENLDNTINSSITAKNFNAENNRISHNSPNSVSETDFKSKRRSQISTSGSSVPPDGSTHGSTPTQTPTPTPPPLPERTDSLNNRTEESELRKAPWFQAGIPREITLEVLSQEPEGAFMVRESTSKPGCYALSLRVPREFQPSGIAHYLIMRTNKGYKIKGFTKEFTTLTALITHHSVMPELLPCPLSLSRYNPSFVKSDSNKDFADIDSDPDYNTLADFRKMMADLNV from the exons atcGTGCAGATGGCACATGCGTTGAGACGCATCTCGTACGCTACTTGTGAGCCTCGACACGCCCAGTTCAGTTTCCTGGCCCGAGAACCCGGAGCGCACTTCACTCTTCAATATTGCCATTCGTTCATCACCGAGACTCCTGAACAg GCCGAGGAACTGAATACTATTGTCGGAAATGCATTTCGTATGGCGTACGCGGCACAACTACAGAGGCAACCGATCCTCCAGGAGGTGATCTCGCCCCAACCGACTCCTGCCCGTCGCAAGGATCGACCGGAACGAACGATAAACTTG AGCAAACAGTCGACGCGAGGCGGCGACTCGAACGATAAAAGCACAATTTTCTGGCCCCAGAGTGTATTGGCACCGACGCCACGAGGCGGTGGTGCACCACCCTCGACAGCGGAGATGAACGTCCAGCTCGGTAGCGCCGGCTCTCCAACCTTGCGCTTATCTACTGTCAAG ACCCCGAATTCGATCCCCGGACTGAGGCCGTCGCACAACTTCAACAACGTCCTGGGACCCATAACGAACGAGGATGGGCCGAAGAGTATCTCCCAGCAGAGCACGCCGAGCAGCGACGAGAGCAACTCGCCAACGGAGCTCAACTCCTACAAGAGATTGACGGACAAACCGCCCCTGATAAAACGGCTGACGATGGGCCTCGCCGGGGGACGCGATGTCCTGGGTACCAACGGCGAGGACGACAGCTGCCCCCTAGTAAGTGCCGGCAGCACGCCCACCAGTCCCAGCAACAGACCCCGCTCCGGAGGATACGTCAACGAGGCGATCATAGACTCGGAGGGAACGCGGACGAGCTACAACAAGATCACCTGCGCCGCCGAGAACCTCGATAACACGATCAATTCGTCGATAACTGCGAAAAACTTCAACGCCGAGAACAACAG GATAAGTCACAACTCGCCGAATTCTGTGTCCGAAACGGACTTCAAGTCGAAACGGAGATCGCAGATCAGCACCTCCGGGAGCTCCGTCCCACCCGATGGAAGCACCCACGGATCGACGCCCACCCAGACGCCGACCCCGACGCCTCCGCCGCTGCCCGAACGGACGGATAGCTTGAACAATCGTACCGAGGAGAGCGAGCTCAGGAAGGCACCATGGTTTCAAGCCGGCATTCCAAG agaaataacgCTGGAAGTCCTCAGCCAAGAACCGGAAGGCGCTTTTATGGTACGCGAAAGCACGAGCAAACCGGGATGTTATGCATTGTCCCTGAGAGTACCTCGAGAGTTTCAACCGAGCGGTATCGCTCATTACCTAATCATGCGAACGAACAAAGGCTACAAAATCAAG GGCTTCACAAAGGAATTCACGACGCTAACGGCGTTGATAACGCATCATTCGGTGATGCCTGAACTTCTGCCTTGCCCTTTGTCCCTGAGCCGATACAATCCGAGCTTCGTAAAGAGCGATTCGAACAAGGATTTTGCGGACATTGATTCTGATCCGGATTACAACACTTTGGCAGACTTCCGGAAGATGATGGCAGACTTGAACGTCTAA
- the LOC124405773 gene encoding tensin-3-like isoform X3, whose amino-acid sequence MRKSLDSLALSAIMGRLGRNSQAATTTRPIFRVHYQKLVDEFAQPQDQLEFMPALPDYMSYCCRQCGHTQKLRAEELNTIVGNAFRMAYAAQLQRQPILQEVISPQPTPARRKDRPERTINLSKQSTRGGDSNDKSTIFWPQSVLAPTPRGGGAPPSTAEMNVQLGSAGSPTLRLSTVKTPNSIPGLRPSHNFNNVLGPITNEDGPKSISQQSTPSSDESNSPTELNSYKRLTDKPPLIKRLTMGLAGGRDVLGTNGEDDSCPLVSAGSTPTSPSNRPRSGGYVNEAIIDSEGTRTSYNKITCAAENLDNTINSSITAKNFNAENNRISHNSPNSVSETDFKSKRRSQISTSGSSVPPDGSTHGSTPTQTPTPTPPPLPERTDSLNNRTEESELRKAPWFQAGIPREITLEVLSQEPEGAFMVRESTSKPGCYALSLRVPREFQPSGIAHYLIMRTNKGYKIKGFTKEFTTLTALITHHSVMPELLPCPLSLSRYNPSFVKSDSNKDFADIDSDPDYNTLADFRKMMADLNV is encoded by the exons ATGAGGAAGTCCCTCGACAGTCTCGCACTTTCAGCGATTATGGGACGGCTTGGGAGGAACTCGCAAGCAGCCACGACTACCAGGCCCATATTTAGGGTCCATTATCAAAAGCTCGTCGATGAGTTTGCCCAGCCGCAAGATCAACTCGAGTTTATGCCCGCTTTGCCCGACTACATGTCATACTGCTGCCGTCAGTGTGGGCACACTCAGAAGCTTAGA GCCGAGGAACTGAATACTATTGTCGGAAATGCATTTCGTATGGCGTACGCGGCACAACTACAGAGGCAACCGATCCTCCAGGAGGTGATCTCGCCCCAACCGACTCCTGCCCGTCGCAAGGATCGACCGGAACGAACGATAAACTTG AGCAAACAGTCGACGCGAGGCGGCGACTCGAACGATAAAAGCACAATTTTCTGGCCCCAGAGTGTATTGGCACCGACGCCACGAGGCGGTGGTGCACCACCCTCGACAGCGGAGATGAACGTCCAGCTCGGTAGCGCCGGCTCTCCAACCTTGCGCTTATCTACTGTCAAG ACCCCGAATTCGATCCCCGGACTGAGGCCGTCGCACAACTTCAACAACGTCCTGGGACCCATAACGAACGAGGATGGGCCGAAGAGTATCTCCCAGCAGAGCACGCCGAGCAGCGACGAGAGCAACTCGCCAACGGAGCTCAACTCCTACAAGAGATTGACGGACAAACCGCCCCTGATAAAACGGCTGACGATGGGCCTCGCCGGGGGACGCGATGTCCTGGGTACCAACGGCGAGGACGACAGCTGCCCCCTAGTAAGTGCCGGCAGCACGCCCACCAGTCCCAGCAACAGACCCCGCTCCGGAGGATACGTCAACGAGGCGATCATAGACTCGGAGGGAACGCGGACGAGCTACAACAAGATCACCTGCGCCGCCGAGAACCTCGATAACACGATCAATTCGTCGATAACTGCGAAAAACTTCAACGCCGAGAACAACAG GATAAGTCACAACTCGCCGAATTCTGTGTCCGAAACGGACTTCAAGTCGAAACGGAGATCGCAGATCAGCACCTCCGGGAGCTCCGTCCCACCCGATGGAAGCACCCACGGATCGACGCCCACCCAGACGCCGACCCCGACGCCTCCGCCGCTGCCCGAACGGACGGATAGCTTGAACAATCGTACCGAGGAGAGCGAGCTCAGGAAGGCACCATGGTTTCAAGCCGGCATTCCAAG agaaataacgCTGGAAGTCCTCAGCCAAGAACCGGAAGGCGCTTTTATGGTACGCGAAAGCACGAGCAAACCGGGATGTTATGCATTGTCCCTGAGAGTACCTCGAGAGTTTCAACCGAGCGGTATCGCTCATTACCTAATCATGCGAACGAACAAAGGCTACAAAATCAAG GGCTTCACAAAGGAATTCACGACGCTAACGGCGTTGATAACGCATCATTCGGTGATGCCTGAACTTCTGCCTTGCCCTTTGTCCCTGAGCCGATACAATCCGAGCTTCGTAAAGAGCGATTCGAACAAGGATTTTGCGGACATTGATTCTGATCCGGATTACAACACTTTGGCAGACTTCCGGAAGATGATGGCAGACTTGAACGTCTAA
- the LOC124404605 gene encoding deoxyribose-phosphate aldolase, with protein sequence MVEENLGRPFDACFIKDISLNEPAVNARVRDIVQRANNITRCNRVAWLIKAVTCIDLTTLGGDDTFANVERLTKKAVKPIVLPFEWEGSLSTAAVCVYPARVADVVQTLKNLDALGKVNVASVATGFPSGQYLLQTRLDEISLAVSSGATEIDIVINRTLALTHQWEKLYDEIKLMKQACGTAKMKTILATGELFDLKDVYRASIIAAMAGSDFIKTSTGKETVNATLPVGIVMCRAIRDYHQSTGYKVGFKPAGGIKTWGEALQWLVLIKEELGNEWLNNSLFRIGASSVLGDISSEIKRSLEELKKTSDNSE encoded by the exons ATGGTAGAAGAGAATCTTGGCAGACCGTTTGATGCTT GTTTTATAAAGGACATCAGTTTAAATGAACCAGCCGTAAATGCCAGAGTTAGAGATATCGTGCAAAGGGCGAATAATATTACTCGATGCAACCGTGTAGCATGGCTGATCAAAGCAGTAACATGCATAGATCTGACGACACTGGGTGGCGATGACACTTTTGCAAATGTTGAAAGACTCACTAAGAAG GCTGTGAAGCCTATCGTTTTACCATTTGAATGGGAAGGCTCTCTGTCTACTGCAGCAGTTTGTGTATATCCTGCACGTGTCGCCGATGTTGTACAAACATTAAAGAACCTTGATGCCTTGGGAAAAGTGAACGTGGCTAGCG TTGCTACCGGATTCCCAAGCGGTCAATATCTATTGCAAACTCGGCTGGATGAAATCTCGCTTGCAGTTTCAAGTGGAGCTACAGAAATAGATATTGTGATAAATCGTACGCTAGCATTGACCCATCAGTGGGAAAAATTGTACGATGAGATTAAATTGATGAAGCAAGCCTGTGGAACAGCGAAAATGAAGACTATTTTAGCGACTGGTGAACTTTTTGACCTCAAAGATGTGTACAGAGCATCTATAATCGCAGCAATGGCTGGAtcagattttataaaaacttCAACTGGAAAAGAAACGGTGAATGCTACTTTGCCTGTCGGGATTGTCATGTGCAGAGCTATTAGGGACTACCATCAATCGACTGGTTACAAG GTTGGATTTAAGCCAGCTGGAGGCATAAAAACTTGGGGAGAAGCCCTTCAGTGGCTGGTATTGATCAAGGAAGAACTAGGCAATGAGTGGCTGAATAACAGTCTATTCAGAATTGGTGCTTCAAGTGTGCTAGGTGACATCTCTAGCGAAATTAAACGGTCTTTGGAAGAACTGAAAAAGACCTCTGATAATTCAGAGTAA
- the LOC124405800 gene encoding DDB1- and CUL4-associated factor 13, with product MKVKVLSRNPDEYLRETKRDIHKVPRNYDPSLHPFEAAREYTRAVNAVKLERVFAKPFIGSLDGHKDSVSCLSKHPLKLSTLLSGAFDGEIKVWNLSQRICERSFLAHDGIVRGIAFSPNGENFLSIGDDKTIKTWKAESSITGEQEDPINTIVSKTVLTALSHHRKDPVFATCGETCQIWEETRNEPVRTLKWGVDSLHDVKFNPIQTNLLVACASDRSTILYDTRESGPLRKVVMKLRNNKISWNPMEAFVFTCASEDYNLYTFDTRKLKSPVNVHMDHVGAVVDVDYAPTGKEFVSGGYDKSIRIFEVSKGHSRDVYHTKRMQRLTCVAWSLDDKYVLCGSDEMNIRVWKSRASEKLGVLKPREKAALNYSEALKEKFASHPQVRKIARKRHVPKHIYNAQAELRTLREKVKRKESNRRAHSKPGAVPFVSERSRHVVREDE from the exons ATGAAAGTCAAGGTGCTCTCCAGAAATCCTGATGAATATCTGAGAGAAACCAAACGTGATATTCATAAAG TTCCCAGAAACTACGATCCATCTCTGCATCCGTTTGAGGCGGCGAGAGAGTACACAAGGGCTGTAAATGCAGTCAAGCTAGAGAGAGTATTCGCTAAGCCATTTATAGGGAGTTTGGATGGCCACAAAGACAGTGTGTCTTGTCTTTCTAAGCACCCTCTGAAGCTATCGACTCTTTTGAGTGGGGCATTCGATGGAGAGATTAAAGTGTGGAATTTATCGCAACGCATATGCGAGCGCTCATTTCTTGCTCACGACGGCATTGTTAGGGGCATTGCATTTTCACCAAATGGAGAAAACTTCCTCAGTATCGGCGATGACAAAACTATAAAGACCTGGAAGGCCGAAAGTTCAATAACGGGAGAACAGGAGGATCCAATTAACACCATCGTCAGCAAG ACCGTCCTAACAGCCTTGAGTCATCATCGAAAAGATCCTGTGTTTGCGACCTGTGGTGAGACATGTCAAATCTGGGAAGAGACCAGAAATGAACCTGTGCGGACTTTGAAGTGGGGTGTAGACAGTTTACATGATGTTAAATTTAACCCAATCCAAACGAACTTGTTGG tTGCCTGTGCCAGCGACAGAAGTACAATTTTATATGATACGAGGGAATCTGGTCCGCTGCGAAAAGTAGTTATGAAGCTAAGAAACAATAAGATATCGTGGAATCCGATGGAGGCTTTTGTTTTTACCTGCGCCAGCGAGGATTACAa CCTGTACACGTTTGATACTCGAAAATTGAAGTCTCCTGTGAACGTGCATATGGATCACGTTGGAGCAGTTGTAGATGTAGATTACGCTCCAACGGGCAAGGAATTTGTTTCTGGAGGTTACGATAAATCAATCCGAATTTTCGAGGTGAGCAAAGGTCATTCGCGAGATGTTTATCACACAAAACGTATGCAAAGGCTTACTTGTGTGGCGTGGTCCCTAGATGATAAGTACGTATTGTGTGGTAGCGACGAGATGAACATCAGAGTTTGGAAGTCTAGGGCTTCCGAGAAGCTTGGAGTG TTGAAACCAAGAGAGAAGGCGGCCCTCAATTACAGCGAAGCTTTGAAAGAAAAGTTCGCCAGTCATCCACAGGTTCGGAAAATTGCTCGTAAAAGACACGTGCCTAAGCACATCTATAACGCTCAGGCCGAGCTTCGTACATTACGAGAGAAAGTTAAGCGAAA GGAAAGCAACAGACGAGCTCACTCGAAACCGGGCGCAGTGCCATTCGTGTCTGAAAGATCTAGACATGTTGTTCGTGAAGATgaatga